One Thioclava electrotropha DNA segment encodes these proteins:
- a CDS encoding ABC transporter permease, whose product MADVTNSKPGSGGMGLNIGKILLEGRAFFALVAIIAVFSILSPVYFSIGNFLIMSSHVAIFGLLAIGMLLVILNGGIDLSVGSTLGLAGVVAGYLMQGVEIPAAGVVLYPPVWAVVVLTICLGAFVGLINGVLIAFFNVPAFVATLGMLYVARGVALLMTNGLTYNNLGGAEALGNTGFGWLGFNRIAGVPIGVIVLALVALTVGLVLARTAFGRWLYASGGNERAAELSGVPTRSVKISVYVLSGICAAIAGLVLSSQLTSAGPTAGTTYELTAIAAVVIGGAALTGGRGNVRGTMLGAFVIGFLSDGLVIIGVSAYWQTVFTGAVIVLAVLLNSLQYGRARR is encoded by the coding sequence ATGGCGGACGTTACGAATTCCAAGCCCGGATCGGGCGGCATGGGCCTGAACATCGGCAAGATCCTTCTGGAGGGCCGCGCATTCTTCGCCCTCGTCGCGATCATCGCCGTCTTCTCGATCCTGTCGCCGGTCTATTTCAGCATCGGCAACTTCCTGATCATGTCGTCGCATGTCGCGATCTTCGGGCTGCTGGCGATCGGCATGCTGCTGGTGATCCTGAACGGCGGCATCGACCTGTCCGTGGGCTCGACGCTGGGTCTGGCCGGGGTCGTCGCGGGCTACCTGATGCAGGGGGTCGAAATACCGGCCGCCGGTGTCGTGCTCTACCCGCCGGTCTGGGCCGTGGTCGTGCTGACGATTTGTCTGGGCGCCTTCGTGGGGCTGATCAACGGCGTGCTGATCGCGTTCTTCAACGTGCCCGCCTTCGTGGCCACGCTGGGGATGCTCTATGTGGCGCGCGGCGTCGCGCTGCTGATGACCAACGGCCTCACCTACAACAACCTTGGCGGCGCTGAAGCTCTGGGCAATACCGGCTTCGGCTGGCTCGGCTTCAACCGCATCGCGGGAGTGCCGATCGGGGTGATCGTGCTGGCGCTGGTCGCGCTGACGGTGGGCCTCGTGCTGGCACGCACCGCGTTCGGCCGCTGGCTCTACGCCTCGGGCGGCAACGAGCGCGCGGCGGAACTCTCCGGCGTGCCGACCCGCAGCGTGAAAATCTCGGTCTACGTACTGTCGGGCATCTGTGCCGCCATCGCGGGCCTCGTGCTGTCGTCGCAGCTAACCTCGGCAGGCCCCACCGCAGGCACCACCTACGAACTGACCGCCATCGCGGCCGTCGTGATCGGCGGGGCCGCCCTGACCGGCGGGCGCGGCAACGTGCGCGGCACGATGCTGGGCGCCTTCGTCATCGGCTTCCTGAGCGACGGGCTCGTGATCATCGGCGTCTCTGCCTACTGGCAGACCGTCTTCACCGGCGCCGTGATCGTGCTCGCCGTGCTGCTCAACAGCCTGCAATACGGCCGCGCACGGCGCTGA
- a CDS encoding D-ribose ABC transporter substrate-binding protein — MKFTRRTILATVAMMPLMAQAAMADGLISIIVNDPSNPYWYTEGEVAKATAEELGYDANVSAHKGDTNTESNLVDTAITNKAKAIILDPANADGSVGAVKKAVEAGIPVFIVNAEINQSGLAKAQLVSNNAQGAALGAMKWVEAMGEKGSYVELFGAPSDNNAQTRSNGFETVLSQYPDLDKKAQEVANWDRTQGYSKMQSMLQANPDITGVISGNDEMALGAIAALKEAGKLDGMVVGGFDGSPDAVDAVKAGEMTYTVLQPVAIFAEQAVRQADHFIQTGELEVSEEKQLFDCMLIDSSNVGSYTGPFTLDQSS; from the coding sequence ATGAAATTCACCAGGCGCACCATTCTCGCGACCGTCGCAATGATGCCGTTGATGGCACAGGCCGCGATGGCTGACGGTCTGATCTCGATCATCGTCAACGATCCCTCGAACCCCTACTGGTACACCGAGGGCGAGGTCGCCAAGGCGACCGCCGAAGAGCTTGGCTATGACGCCAACGTCTCCGCCCACAAGGGTGACACCAACACCGAGAGCAACCTCGTCGACACCGCGATCACCAACAAGGCCAAGGCGATCATCCTCGACCCGGCGAACGCGGACGGTTCGGTCGGCGCCGTGAAGAAAGCGGTCGAAGCCGGTATCCCGGTCTTCATCGTCAACGCCGAGATCAACCAGTCGGGTCTCGCCAAGGCACAGCTGGTGTCGAACAACGCGCAGGGCGCTGCACTCGGCGCGATGAAATGGGTCGAGGCGATGGGCGAGAAAGGCTCCTATGTCGAGCTGTTCGGTGCTCCGTCGGATAACAACGCGCAGACCCGTTCGAACGGCTTCGAGACGGTGCTGAGCCAGTATCCCGACCTCGACAAGAAGGCGCAGGAAGTGGCCAACTGGGACCGCACGCAGGGCTATTCCAAGATGCAGTCGATGCTGCAGGCCAACCCGGACATCACCGGCGTGATCTCGGGCAACGACGAAATGGCGCTCGGTGCGATCGCCGCGCTCAAGGAAGCAGGCAAGCTCGACGGCATGGTCGTCGGTGGCTTCGACGGTTCGCCCGATGCGGTCGACGCGGTCAAGGCTGGCGAGATGACCTACACCGTGCTGCAGCCGGTCGCGATCTTCGCCGAGCAAGCCGTGCGTCAGGCCGATCACTTCATCCAGACCGGCGAGCTGGAAGTCTCGGAAGAGAAGCAACTCTTCGACTGCATGCTGATCGACTCGAGCAATGTCGGCTCCTACACCGGCCCGTTCACCCTGGATCAATCCTCCTGA
- the fba gene encoding class II fructose-bisphosphate aldolase (catalyzes the reversible aldol condensation of dihydroxyacetonephosphate and glyceraldehyde 3-phosphate in the Calvin cycle, glycolysis, and/or gluconeogenesis) yields MARITLRQLLDHAAENGYAVPAFNISNMEMGLAIMTAAREADAPVILAASRGARAYAGDRLLARLIDGLVETFPEVPVCMHLDHGSDLATCATAIQHGFTSVMMDGSLLADGKTPADYAYNRDITARVVEMAHACGVSVEGELGVLGSLETGMGDQEDGHGATEKLSEEQLLTDPEEAERFVRETGVDALAVAMGTSHGAYKFTRQPDGDILAMNVIEEINRRLPNTHLVMHGSSSVPEDLRQMINSYGGDMRPTWGVPVEEIQRGIRSGVRKVNIDTDNRMAMTAGVRKVLSETPGEFDPRKYLTEGKALMQQLCKARFEAFGTAGHASRITPLPLEAMAAR; encoded by the coding sequence ATGGCCCGCATCACCCTGCGCCAGTTGCTCGATCACGCGGCGGAGAACGGCTATGCCGTGCCCGCCTTCAACATCTCGAACATGGAGATGGGGCTCGCGATCATGACCGCCGCGCGCGAGGCCGATGCGCCAGTGATCCTTGCCGCCTCGCGGGGCGCGCGGGCCTATGCGGGGGATCGCTTGCTGGCGCGGCTGATCGACGGGCTGGTCGAGACCTTCCCCGAAGTTCCGGTCTGTATGCATCTCGATCACGGTAGCGATCTGGCCACCTGCGCCACTGCGATCCAGCACGGGTTTACCTCGGTGATGATGGACGGCTCTCTGCTGGCCGATGGCAAGACGCCCGCCGATTACGCCTATAACCGCGATATCACCGCGCGCGTGGTCGAGATGGCGCATGCCTGCGGCGTCTCGGTCGAAGGCGAGCTAGGCGTGCTCGGCTCGCTCGAGACCGGCATGGGCGATCAGGAAGACGGCCACGGTGCGACCGAGAAGCTCTCGGAAGAGCAGCTGCTGACCGATCCCGAAGAAGCCGAACGCTTCGTGCGCGAAACGGGCGTCGATGCGCTCGCGGTCGCGATGGGCACGAGCCACGGCGCCTACAAGTTCACGCGTCAGCCCGATGGCGACATTCTCGCGATGAATGTCATCGAAGAGATCAACCGCCGTCTTCCGAATACACATCTGGTCATGCATGGCTCGTCCTCCGTCCCCGAGGATCTGCGGCAGATGATCAACAGCTATGGCGGCGATATGCGCCCGACCTGGGGCGTGCCGGTCGAGGAAATTCAGCGCGGTATCCGCTCGGGCGTGCGCAAGGTGAATATCGACACCGACAACCGTATGGCGATGACGGCAGGCGTCCGTAAGGTCCTCTCCGAGACGCCCGGTGAATTCGATCCGCGCAAATACCTCACCGAGGGCAAGGCGCTGATGCAGCAGCTCTGCAAGGCGCGGTTCGAGGCTTTCGGCACCGCCGGTCACGCCTCGCGGATCACGCCGCTGCCGCTGGAGGCGATGGCGGCGCGCTGA
- a CDS encoding class 1 fructose-bisphosphatase codes for MLTLPNDRPSQAAYLRDCLPAGGLGEIIAALAAALPPIEQRLAAGRLPGDPAAPCGQNESGDVQKALDVGAHDHILAALAGLGVRHMLSEEAEEVELLDPEGQFDLAIDPIDGSGSIGIGAPLGMLFAIYPTGPADFRRPGSEAVAAGYASFGHSLDFGFVAGQGVQIATYDGSDFRMTAQDVRLSAKASTIAYNASNERHWSPGLQRWAAELRAGADGPRGRDFNMRWLAAAVGELHRILLKGGAFLYPADRREGYREGRLRLAYEAVPIACLIEAAGGHATDGTTRILDLVPDAPHQNVPLVFGAAEEVDIIKTYLSEET; via the coding sequence ATGCTGACCTTGCCGAACGACCGTCCCTCGCAGGCGGCGTACCTGCGTGACTGCCTGCCTGCTGGCGGGCTTGGAGAGATTATCGCCGCGCTGGCCGCCGCCTTGCCCCCGATCGAGCAGCGGCTCGCGGCGGGTCGGTTGCCCGGCGATCCTGCCGCGCCCTGCGGTCAGAACGAAAGCGGCGATGTGCAGAAGGCGCTCGATGTCGGCGCGCATGACCACATCCTTGCGGCGCTCGCCGGGCTGGGCGTGCGGCACATGCTGTCGGAAGAGGCCGAAGAGGTCGAGTTGCTCGACCCGGAGGGCCAATTCGACCTCGCGATCGATCCGATCGACGGGTCGGGCTCGATCGGTATCGGCGCGCCGCTCGGGATGCTGTTCGCGATCTATCCGACCGGGCCCGCCGATTTCCGGCGTCCGGGTTCGGAGGCGGTCGCGGCGGGTTATGCCTCCTTCGGGCATTCGCTGGATTTCGGGTTCGTGGCCGGGCAGGGGGTGCAGATCGCGACCTATGATGGCAGCGATTTCCGCATGACGGCGCAGGATGTCCGGCTGTCGGCTAAAGCGTCGACCATCGCTTACAACGCCTCGAACGAGCGCCATTGGAGCCCGGGGCTGCAACGCTGGGCCGCCGAGCTGCGCGCCGGTGCGGATGGTCCGCGCGGGCGCGATTTCAACATGCGCTGGCTGGCGGCGGCGGTCGGTGAACTGCACCGTATCCTGCTGAAAGGTGGCGCGTTCCTCTATCCGGCGGACCGGCGCGAGGGCTATCGCGAAGGGCGGTTGCGGCTGGCCTATGAGGCGGTGCCGATCGCCTGCCTGATCGAAGCGGCGGGCGGGCACGCCACCGATGGCACCACGCGCATTCTCGATCTCGTGCCGGACGCGCCGCACCAGAACGTGCCGCTCGTGTTCGGCGCGGCGGAAGAGGTCGACATCATCAAGACATATCTATCGGAGGAGACCTGA
- the derI gene encoding D-erythrulose-4-phosphate isomerase has protein sequence MKIAVAGDSAGEPLAKILAEYLSQNPDYEVAEASRTEAGPDDFYANLADRVASAVKDGTYDRAILCCGTGIGVCLSANKVPGIRAAQTHDTYSAGKAATSNNAHIITMGARVVGAELAKDIADAFLSSSFDPEGKSAGNVQAIDAVDAKYHTTA, from the coding sequence ATGAAAATCGCAGTGGCCGGCGACAGCGCCGGCGAACCGCTCGCCAAGATTCTGGCCGAATATCTCAGCCAGAACCCGGATTACGAGGTGGCCGAGGCTTCGCGCACCGAGGCCGGGCCGGACGACTTCTACGCCAATCTCGCGGATCGCGTCGCATCGGCTGTGAAGGACGGAACCTATGACCGCGCGATCCTGTGCTGCGGCACCGGGATCGGCGTCTGCCTCTCGGCCAACAAGGTGCCGGGGATTCGCGCCGCGCAAACCCACGACACCTATTCGGCGGGCAAAGCGGCGACCTCGAACAACGCGCATATCATCACGATGGGCGCGCGGGTCGTGGGTGCGGAGCTCGCGAAAGACATCGCCGATGCCTTCCTGTCCTCGTCCTTCGACCCCGAGGGGAAATCGGCGGGCAACGTTCAGGCCATTGACGCGGTCGACGCCAAGTATCACACGACGGCCTGA
- a CDS encoding triose-phosphate isomerase: MPEVWIGTSWKMNKTLSEAMVWADGLAAATLSPRIQSFVIPPFTATRQVKAALAETPALVGAQNMHWADAGAWTGEVSAPMLVDCGLDIVELGHSERRAHFGETDETVGLKTEAAVRHGLIPLICIGETLEDREEGRAAEVLATQVRGVLSKLSDKQKQAEIWLAYEPVWAIGENGIPATADYADARQAEIIAVAQEVTGRRVPCLYGGSVNPDNCAELIACPHIDGLFIGRSAWDVAGYLDILARCNAALDAQVKTEELS; this comes from the coding sequence ATGCCCGAGGTTTGGATCGGCACCAGCTGGAAGATGAACAAAACCCTGTCCGAGGCGATGGTCTGGGCGGATGGCCTCGCGGCCGCGACCCTGTCGCCGCGTATCCAGAGCTTCGTCATTCCGCCCTTCACCGCGACCCGGCAGGTCAAGGCCGCGCTGGCGGAGACGCCCGCGCTGGTCGGCGCGCAGAATATGCATTGGGCCGATGCCGGCGCCTGGACGGGCGAAGTGTCCGCGCCGATGCTGGTCGATTGCGGTCTCGACATTGTGGAGCTCGGCCATTCCGAACGCCGCGCTCATTTCGGCGAGACCGACGAGACGGTCGGCCTCAAGACGGAGGCTGCGGTGCGCCACGGGCTGATCCCGCTCATCTGCATAGGCGAGACGCTCGAGGATCGCGAAGAGGGGCGGGCGGCGGAAGTGCTGGCCACGCAGGTGCGCGGCGTGCTCTCGAAGCTGTCGGACAAACAGAAACAGGCCGAGATCTGGCTCGCCTACGAGCCGGTCTGGGCCATCGGTGAAAACGGTATTCCTGCCACCGCCGATTACGCCGATGCGCGCCAAGCCGAGATCATCGCTGTGGCGCAAGAGGTGACGGGCCGCCGCGTGCCTTGCCTCTATGGCGGCTCGGTCAATCCCGACAACTGCGCGGAGCTGATCGCCTGCCCGCATATCGACGGGCTGTTCATCGGTCGTTCGGCTTGGGACGTGGCCGGATATCTCGACATTCTCGCGCGCTGCAACGCCGCGCTGGACGCCCAAGTCAAAACGGAGGAACTGTCATGA
- the tkt gene encoding transketolase: MLDHAQVAAKAAIDPENFALANCLRALAIDAVNAANSGHPGAPMGMADAATVLFRNHLKFDASAPDWPDRDRFVLSNGHASMLLYGLLHLTGYEDMTRDQIRNFRQWGSITAGHPEWGHAKGVETTTGPLGQGLATAVGMALAERALAAEFPGLVDHRTWVMLGDGCLQEGIGQEAISLAGHLGLGKLNLLYDDNDITIDGPTSVSFSEDVPARLAACGWHVIRCDGHDAKALDEAMAAAKAETARPSLIAMKTVIGFGSPNRAGTAKAHGAPLGDEEGALAKQALGWEAAPFEIPENLAAAWAAIGARGTQARAEWEDALAASGKAEEFTACVEGKLPEGYAAAVETARAELFETPQSVATRKASQIALEHLAKAVPAMIGGSADLTGSNLTRVAAVDSSYTAAKPGRYIGYGVREFGMAAAMNGLALHGGFKPYGGTFLVFSDYARNAIRLSALMGLGVTYVMTHDSIGLGEDGPTHQPVEHLASLRAIPNLNVFRPADAVETLEAWDIAIRSTGTPSLLALSRQGVPQLRGAGDENLTARGAYVIRSFGEGRDVTLLATGTEVALAVEAAEALHADGVNVAVVSMPCWELFDAQSEEYRAEVLGTVPRIAVEAASAFGWTRYVAREADVIGMPGFGASAPAERLYAEFGITKDAIVARAKALIAG; encoded by the coding sequence ATGCTCGATCACGCTCAAGTTGCGGCCAAAGCCGCTATCGACCCTGAAAACTTTGCCCTCGCCAATTGTCTGCGGGCGTTGGCCATCGACGCGGTGAATGCCGCCAATTCCGGCCATCCCGGCGCGCCGATGGGCATGGCGGATGCGGCCACCGTGCTGTTTCGCAACCACCTGAAATTCGACGCCTCGGCCCCCGACTGGCCCGATCGCGACCGCTTCGTGCTGTCCAATGGGCATGCCTCGATGCTGCTCTACGGACTGCTGCATCTGACCGGCTACGAAGACATGACGCGCGACCAGATTCGCAATTTCCGGCAGTGGGGGTCGATCACGGCCGGCCATCCGGAATGGGGCCATGCGAAGGGCGTCGAGACCACGACCGGTCCGTTGGGTCAGGGCTTGGCAACCGCCGTCGGTATGGCGCTGGCCGAGCGCGCGCTCGCCGCCGAGTTCCCCGGCCTCGTCGATCACCGCACATGGGTGATGCTGGGCGACGGCTGTCTGCAGGAAGGGATCGGACAAGAGGCGATCTCGCTTGCGGGGCATCTCGGGCTGGGCAAGCTCAACCTGCTTTACGACGACAACGACATCACCATCGACGGGCCGACCTCCGTGTCCTTCTCGGAAGACGTTCCGGCGCGGCTTGCGGCCTGCGGCTGGCATGTGATCCGCTGCGACGGCCATGACGCCAAGGCGCTGGACGAGGCGATGGCGGCCGCGAAGGCCGAGACCGCGCGGCCCAGCTTGATCGCGATGAAGACGGTGATCGGCTTCGGCTCGCCCAATCGGGCGGGCACGGCGAAGGCGCATGGCGCCCCGCTGGGAGACGAGGAAGGCGCGCTGGCCAAGCAGGCGCTCGGTTGGGAGGCTGCGCCCTTTGAAATTCCCGAGAACCTCGCCGCAGCCTGGGCCGCCATCGGGGCCCGTGGCACGCAGGCCCGCGCGGAATGGGAAGACGCGCTCGCGGCCTCCGGCAAGGCCGAAGAGTTCACCGCCTGTGTCGAGGGCAAGCTGCCCGAAGGCTACGCCGCCGCCGTCGAGACTGCGCGCGCCGAGCTGTTCGAGACCCCGCAATCTGTCGCGACCCGCAAAGCCTCCCAGATCGCTCTGGAGCATCTCGCTAAGGCGGTGCCTGCGATGATCGGCGGCAGCGCCGATCTCACCGGCTCCAACCTGACGCGCGTCGCCGCCGTCGACTCGTCGTACACCGCCGCCAAACCGGGTCGCTATATCGGCTACGGTGTGCGCGAGTTCGGCATGGCGGCGGCGATGAACGGTCTCGCGCTGCATGGCGGCTTCAAACCCTATGGCGGCACGTTCCTCGTGTTCTCGGATTACGCGCGCAACGCGATCCGCCTGTCGGCGCTGATGGGGCTGGGCGTGACATATGTGATGACCCACGATTCCATCGGGTTGGGCGAGGACGGCCCCACCCACCAACCGGTCGAACATCTGGCCTCGCTTCGCGCGATCCCGAACCTCAACGTGTTCCGCCCCGCGGATGCGGTGGAGACGCTGGAGGCGTGGGATATCGCGATCCGGTCGACGGGCACGCCGTCTTTGCTGGCGCTGTCGCGACAAGGGGTGCCGCAGCTGCGCGGCGCGGGGGATGAGAACCTGACCGCGCGCGGCGCCTATGTGATCCGCTCCTTCGGGGAAGGCCGCGATGTGACGCTTCTCGCGACCGGGACCGAGGTGGCGCTGGCCGTGGAGGCCGCAGAGGCGCTGCATGCGGACGGCGTCAATGTCGCTGTGGTCTCGATGCCGTGCTGGGAGTTGTTCGACGCGCAGTCCGAGGAGTACCGGGCCGAAGTTCTCGGCACCGTGCCGAGGATCGCTGTCGAGGCCGCGTCGGCCTTCGGCTGGACCCGCTACGTCGCGCGCGAGGCGGATGTGATCGGCATGCCGGGCTTCGGCGCCTCGGCTCCGGCAGAGCGGCTCTATGCCGAGTTCGGTATCACCAAAGATGCGATCGTTGCGCGCGCCAAGGCGCTGATCGCGGGCTAA
- a CDS encoding sugar kinase, which yields MLDFLCIGEPLAEFTNDPATPDLFHRRLGGDTLNAAIYLARLRPDLRVGYLSRLGEDGMSRWMRDTIAQEGVEIEAIGAEVNGSPGLSFIATDATGERSFTYWRDQAPARRMFGAEGTEVAALGQARVLLFSGITLAILPEEARARLLAELDALRQRGVTVAYDTNYRPRLWRDRAEAAEWTERALAVTSLALPSFDDLAALWDETDPEAVMARCETHAPGMIVLTTGGGTVLARDASGAALRVALPEPVAAVDTTAAGDSFDAALLSALQRGKPLEAAILDGARLASCVVRYPGAVIPREAMKEEIAHHAA from the coding sequence ATGCTGGACTTTCTCTGCATCGGCGAGCCTCTCGCCGAATTCACCAACGATCCCGCAACGCCCGATCTGTTCCATCGTCGCCTCGGCGGCGACACGCTCAACGCGGCGATCTATCTCGCGCGGTTGCGTCCCGATCTGCGGGTCGGTTATCTCTCGCGGCTGGGCGAAGACGGGATGAGCCGCTGGATGCGCGACACGATTGCGCAGGAGGGTGTCGAGATCGAGGCTATCGGGGCCGAGGTCAATGGCAGCCCGGGGCTGAGCTTCATCGCCACCGATGCCACGGGCGAACGCAGCTTCACCTATTGGCGCGATCAGGCGCCGGCGCGCCGGATGTTCGGCGCGGAAGGGACTGAAGTCGCGGCGCTCGGTCAGGCGCGCGTTCTGCTGTTCTCCGGTATCACTTTGGCGATCCTTCCCGAGGAGGCGCGCGCGCGGCTGCTGGCGGAGCTCGATGCGCTGCGCCAGCGTGGCGTCACCGTCGCCTATGACACGAATTATCGCCCGCGGCTCTGGCGCGACCGGGCCGAGGCGGCGGAGTGGACGGAGCGCGCCTTGGCGGTGACGAGCCTCGCGTTGCCGTCTTTCGACGATCTCGCGGCCCTTTGGGACGAGACCGATCCCGAGGCGGTCATGGCGCGCTGCGAGACACATGCGCCAGGGATGATCGTGCTGACGACCGGCGGCGGCACCGTGCTGGCGCGCGATGCTTCGGGTGCGGCGCTGCGGGTTGCGTTGCCCGAGCCCGTTGCGGCCGTCGACACCACCGCCGCAGGCGACAGTTTCGACGCCGCGCTTCTCTCTGCCCTGCAACGCGGCAAGCCGTTGGAGGCAGCAATTCTCGATGGCGCACGGCTCGCAAGCTGCGTCGTCCGCTATCCCGGCGCGGTCATCCCGCGCGAAGCTATGAAAGAAGAGATTGCACATCATGCAGCGTGA
- a CDS encoding NAD(P)-dependent oxidoreductase → MKDEAKANPSILALIELKPADMMEAFCAEHPVTRDAEARDGIEVVLTSGARGLSGEEIDEFPDLRLIAVNGVGTDAVDLDTAVARGIHVTTTPDVLSEAVAELALGLAISVRRRIGEGERLLRSGGWSNGQKPRLGQALTGCRAGILGYGRIGRALADMLRALGVEVIYHARKPHDDAPEAWRPDARTLAAESDVLFVTLSATPETRYIVDAPVLEALGSEGTLVNVARGSVVDSAALAAALHGGTLGSAALDVFEVEPVAPDGAEDGLLRAPNTLFTPHIASATNEARRAMAELVIANIDAYLAGSPLPSPVTPA, encoded by the coding sequence ATGAAGGACGAGGCCAAAGCGAACCCGTCGATCCTCGCGCTGATCGAGTTGAAGCCCGCCGACATGATGGAAGCGTTCTGCGCCGAGCATCCGGTCACCCGCGATGCCGAGGCCCGCGACGGCATCGAGGTCGTGCTGACCAGCGGCGCGCGCGGTCTCTCGGGCGAGGAGATCGACGAATTTCCCGACCTGCGCCTGATCGCGGTCAATGGCGTTGGAACCGATGCGGTCGATCTGGATACGGCGGTCGCGCGCGGCATCCATGTGACGACCACGCCCGACGTGCTGTCGGAGGCAGTGGCCGAACTGGCCCTGGGTCTTGCGATTTCGGTACGGCGCCGGATCGGCGAGGGCGAGCGGCTGCTGCGCTCCGGCGGTTGGTCGAACGGACAGAAACCGCGGCTGGGTCAGGCGCTGACCGGTTGCCGGGCGGGTATCCTCGGCTATGGCCGGATCGGGCGGGCGCTGGCGGATATGCTCCGCGCGCTGGGGGTCGAGGTGATCTACCACGCGCGCAAGCCCCATGATGACGCCCCCGAGGCATGGCGCCCCGACGCCCGGACGCTGGCCGCCGAAAGCGATGTCCTGTTCGTCACGCTCTCAGCCACGCCCGAGACGCGGTATATCGTCGATGCGCCGGTGCTGGAGGCGCTGGGCTCCGAGGGCACCTTGGTCAATGTCGCGCGCGGCTCGGTCGTCGATAGCGCGGCGCTGGCGGCGGCCTTGCATGGCGGCACGCTGGGCTCGGCTGCGCTCGACGTCTTCGAGGTCGAACCTGTCGCGCCCGATGGGGCGGAGGACGGTCTTCTGCGCGCGCCCAATACGCTCTTCACGCCGCATATCGCCTCGGCCACGAACGAGGCGCGGCGCGCGATGGCGGAGCTGGTGATCGCCAATATCGACGCCTATCTGGCCGGAAGCCCGCTTCCGAGCCCGGTAACGCCTGCCTGA
- a CDS encoding amino acid ABC transporter ATP-binding protein: MRGVTKFFGAFQALKSIDLTVEQGERIVVCGPSGSGKSTLIRTLNQLEEIQDGKITVDGIELTAGGENVAKVRRDVGMVFQQFNLFPHLTVLQNCTLAPLKTGRADKATAEATARKYLERVKIPEQADKFPAQLSGGQQQRVAIARALCMEPRIMLFDEPTSALDPEMVKEVLDTMIDLAREGMTMLCVTHEMDFARAVADRVIFMEQGAIIEEGPPAEFFGNPKSERLRNFLGQIS; this comes from the coding sequence ATGCGCGGCGTCACCAAGTTCTTCGGTGCGTTTCAGGCGCTGAAGTCGATCGATCTGACGGTCGAACAAGGCGAGCGGATCGTGGTCTGCGGTCCGTCCGGCTCCGGCAAGTCGACCCTGATCCGCACGCTCAACCAGCTCGAAGAGATTCAGGACGGCAAGATCACCGTCGACGGGATCGAATTGACGGCTGGCGGCGAGAACGTCGCCAAGGTGCGTCGCGATGTCGGGATGGTCTTCCAGCAATTCAACCTGTTCCCGCATCTGACGGTTCTGCAGAACTGCACGCTCGCGCCGCTTAAAACGGGACGTGCGGACAAGGCCACGGCAGAGGCGACCGCGCGCAAATATCTGGAGCGCGTGAAGATCCCGGAGCAGGCCGACAAGTTTCCCGCCCAACTCTCCGGCGGCCAGCAGCAGCGAGTCGCGATTGCGCGCGCGCTCTGCATGGAGCCGCGGATCATGCTGTTCGACGAGCCGACCTCGGCGCTCGATCCCGAGATGGTCAAGGAAGTGCTCGACACGATGATCGATCTGGCCCGCGAAGGCATGACGATGCTCTGCGTCACCCACGAGATGGATTTCGCCCGCGCCGTTGCCGACCGCGTGATCTTCATGGAGCAGGGCGCGATTATCGAGGAAGGGCCGCCAGCGGAGTTCTTCGGCAATCCGAAATCCGAGCGTCTGCGCAACTTCCTGGGGCAGATCTCATGA